A genome region from Musa acuminata AAA Group cultivar baxijiao chromosome BXJ3-5, Cavendish_Baxijiao_AAA, whole genome shotgun sequence includes the following:
- the LOC135637738 gene encoding PLAT domain-containing protein 3-like: protein MANGGVNNVLMTILLLLLFSCLATISHATRPSLVKVAVAGKDDEYKCVYTIYIRTGSIWKAGTDSVISLALAGADGVGVLIEDLESWGGLMGANYDYYERGNLDIFSGRGPCITSWPPCWMNLTSDGSGPHHGWYCNYVEVTTTGPHMGCSQQQFTVEQWLARDASPYRLYATRNYCPNPDDVGGQSEGGDNKVIRGSHVAHVE, encoded by the exons ATGGCCAACGGCGGAGTCAACAATGTCTTGAtgaccatcctcctcctcctcctcttctcctgttTGGCCACCATCTCCCACGCCACCAGACCTTCCCTGGTCAAG GTGGCGGTTGCCGGGAAGGACGACGAGTACAAGTGCGTGTACACTATCTACATACGGACGGGGTCGATCTGGAAGGCGGGGACGGACTCGGTGATCAGCCTGGCGTTGGCGGGGGCGGACGGCGTCGGGGTGTTGATCGAGGACCTGGAGAGCTGGGGCGGCCTCATGGGCGCCAACTACGACTACTACGAGCGCGGCAACCTCGACATCTTCAGCGGCCGCGGGCCCTGCATAACCTCCTGGCCGCCGTGCTGGATGAACCTCACCTCCGACGGCTCCGGCCCCCACCACGGCTGGTACTGCAACTACGTCGAGGTCACCACCACCGGCCCCCACATGGGCTGCAGCCAGCAGCAGTTCACCGTCGAGCAGTGGCTCGCCCGCGACGCCAGCCCCTACCGCCTCTACGCCACCCGCAACTACTGCCCCAACCCCGACGACGTTGGCGGCCAGAGCGAGGGCGGAGACAACAAGGTCATACGCGGAAGTCACGTGGCGCACGTGGAGTGA
- the LOC135638386 gene encoding succinate dehydrogenase [ubiquinone] iron-sulfur subunit 3, mitochondrial-like: MAMHNTRLSRWWERRDVEEEEGIDELVQAWGASKAASFVRGVEESPLQVVHKNFPTLRGHPKAREHFELAAQLPEKPTKEFKIYRWNPDEPRRKPFLQSFFVDLRTCGPMVLDVLQQIKAEQDPSLRYRRSCREGICGSCSMNIDGNNTVACLKPVDADTSTATMITPLPHMFVIKDLVVDLTNFYQQHKCGHPILLQRMMKTIHLSLILHLKHGLHRLIEPWLKTKKPPEKGREYLQSPRERKKLDGLYECILCACCSTACPAYWWNQEAFLGPAALLHAFRWVSDSRDEFTKERIRGLTEDEDKLYRCRTIKNCTAACPKSLDPAKAISAMRTIHQLH; the protein is encoded by the exons ATGGCCATGCAC AACACTCGTCTTTCTCGGTGGTGGGAAAGAAGGGAtgttgaggaggaggagggtatTGATGAACTGGTTCAAGCATGGGGAGCGAGCAAGGCGGCGAGCTTCGTGAGGGGAGTAGAGGAGTCGCCGCTGCAGGTCGTCCACAAAAACTTCCCCACGTTGAGAGGCCACCCAAAGGCCAGAGAGCACTTCGAGCTCGCCGCCCAGCTTCCGGAGAAGCCGACGAAGGAGTTCAAGATCTACAGATGGAACCCCGACGAACCCCGCCGCAAGCCCTTCCTCCAATCCTTCTTCGTCGACCTGCGCACCTGCGGCCCCAT GGTATTGGACGTGCTTCAGCAGATCAAAGCGGAGCAAGATCCCAGCCTGAGGTACCGGAGGTCGTGCAGGGAAGGCATCTGCGGCTCCTGCTCCATGAACATCGACGGCAACAACACCGTGGCTTGTCTGAAGCCCGTCGACGCCGACACCTCGACAGCCACGATGATCACCCCTCTCCCCCACATGTTCGTCATCAAGGACCTCGTCGTCGACCTCACCAACTTCTACCAGCAGCACAAGTGCGGCCACCCGATCCTTCTGCAGAGGATGATGAAGACGATACACTTGTCCTTAATACTCCATCTGAAACATGGTCTTCACAGGCTGATCGAGCCATGGCTGAAGACCAAGAAGCCACCGGAGAAGGGAAGAGAGTACCTGCAGTCGCCGAGGGAGCGGAAGAAGCTCGACGGGCTCTACGAGTGCATTCTTTGCGCATGCTGCAGCACGGCATGTCCTGCCTACTGGTGGAATCAGGAAGCTTTCTTGGGACCGGCTGCTCTACTCCATGCCTTCCGCTGGGTCTCGGACAG CCGTGATGAGTTCACGAAGGAGAGAATACGAGGTCTGACGGAGGACGAGGACAAATTATACAGATGCAGGACCATCAAGAACTGCACAGCTGCTTGCCCGAAGAGCTTAGATCCTGCAAAAGCCATTTCTGCCATGAGGACCATTCATCAACTTCACTAG
- the LOC135637707 gene encoding uncharacterized protein LOC135637707 isoform X2: MGPAVAERRTLVLVNLAAIMERADEALLPAVYHEVGAALHASPTGLGSLTLFRSIVQSACYPLAAYLATRHNRTHVIALGAFLWAAATFLVALSNTFLQVAISRALNGVGLALVTPAIQSLVADSTDDSTRGTAFGWLQLTGNFGSIIGGFFSLLLASTTFMGIAGWRVAFHVVGMISVVVGVLIRLFAVDPHFSDDARSTNELVPRKSAWEEAKFMLDEAKAVLRIPSFQIIVAQGVTGSFPWSALSFAPMWLELIGFSHKGTGILMSMFIVASSLGGLLGGKMGDFLAKRFPDTGRIILSQISSGSAIPLAALLMLVLPDDPSMGLAHGIVLFIMGLSISWNAPATNNPIFAGIVLEKSRTETTVFLNVEDVNCCYLQFFIKILFPLLARNHTELIMIYWQMRLHIESIPFLPFCKKQKENKKFHIDKLLIEYYYFP, encoded by the exons ATGGGGCCGGCGGTGGCGGAGCGGCGGACGCTGGTGCTGGTGAACCTGGCGGCAATCATGGAGCGCGCCGACGAGGCGCTCCTCCCTGCGGTCTACCATGAGGTGGGGGCAGCCCTCCACGCCTCGCCCACGGGCCTCGGTTCCCTCACCCTCTTCCGCTCCATCGTCCAGTCCGCCTGCTACCCCCTCGCCGCCTACCTAGCCACCCGCCACAACCGCACCCACGTCATCGCCCTCGGTGCCTTCCTCTGGGCCGCGGCGACCTTCCTCGTCGCCCTCTCCAACACCTTCCTCCAG GTAGCAATCTCAAGAGCTCTGAATGGAGTCGGACTAGCCTTGGTGACACCTGCTATCCAGTCCCTTGTTGCCGACTCCACCGACGATAGCACGCGAGGCACAGCTTTCGGATGGCTACAATTGACTGGCAACTTTGGTTCCATCATTGGTGGCTTCTTCTCCCTACTATTAGCTTCCACTACATTCATGGGAATTGCCGGTTGGAGAGTTGCTTTCCATGTGGTTGGTATGATAAGCGTGGTGGTCGGAGTACTCATCCGACTCTTTGCGGTGGATCCTCATTTCTCCGATGATGCCAGATCGACCAACGAGCTTGTTCCGCGGAAGTCCGCATGGGAAGAGGCGAAGTTTATGCTTGATGAAGCAAAGGCTGTCTTGAGAATCCCCTCGTTTCAGATAATTGTGGCTCAGGGCGTCACTGGTTCATTTCCATGGTCTGCGTTATCCTTTGCGCCGATGTGGCTGGAGCTCATCGGTTTCTCTCACAAAGGAACTGGGATCCTAATGAGTATGTTCATCGTTGCAAGCTCTCTCGGAGGACTGTTGGGAGGAAAGATGGGAGATTTCCTTGCCAAACGTTTCCCTGATACTGGAAGGATCATTTTGTCTCAGATAAGTTCTGGCTCTGCAATCCCACTTGCAGCATTGTTGATGCTGGTCTTACCAGATGATCCCTCCATGGGACTTGCACATGGCATTGTCTTGTTCATCATGGGTTTAAGCATCTCCTGGAATGCTCCGGCTACAAACAA CCCTATATTTGCAGGGATTGTGCTTGAGAAATCAAGAACAGAAACCACTGTGTTTCTCAATGTTGAAGATGTTAATTGTTGCTATCTACAATTTTTCATTAAGATTTTGTTTCCATTACTAGCAAGGAATCACACTGAATTAATTATGATATATTGGCAAATGAGATTGCATATTGAATCAATACCATTCTTACCCTTttgcaaaaaacaaaaagaaaacaaaaaattccaCATCGACAAACTTCTTATTGAATACTATTATTTCCCATGA
- the LOC135637707 gene encoding uncharacterized protein LOC135637707 isoform X1, whose amino-acid sequence MGPAVAERRTLVLVNLAAIMERADEALLPAVYHEVGAALHASPTGLGSLTLFRSIVQSACYPLAAYLATRHNRTHVIALGAFLWAAATFLVALSNTFLQVAISRALNGVGLALVTPAIQSLVADSTDDSTRGTAFGWLQLTGNFGSIIGGFFSLLLASTTFMGIAGWRVAFHVVGMISVVVGVLIRLFAVDPHFSDDARSTNELVPRKSAWEEAKFMLDEAKAVLRIPSFQIIVAQGVTGSFPWSALSFAPMWLELIGFSHKGTGILMSMFIVASSLGGLLGGKMGDFLAKRFPDTGRIILSQISSGSAIPLAALLMLVLPDDPSMGLAHGIVLFIMGLSISWNAPATNNPIFAEIVAEKSRTSIYALDRSFESVLSSFAPPVVGILAEHVYGYKPVSYGPNESSSVETDRENAASLAKALYTAIAFPMSLCCFIYSFLYCTYPRDRERARMDSLIASELQQIEMDNVGEVLPESSGIQVSEMELNGNPRSEIDIVYGNEDFEIDDNDERTLLSHKVETSN is encoded by the exons ATGGGGCCGGCGGTGGCGGAGCGGCGGACGCTGGTGCTGGTGAACCTGGCGGCAATCATGGAGCGCGCCGACGAGGCGCTCCTCCCTGCGGTCTACCATGAGGTGGGGGCAGCCCTCCACGCCTCGCCCACGGGCCTCGGTTCCCTCACCCTCTTCCGCTCCATCGTCCAGTCCGCCTGCTACCCCCTCGCCGCCTACCTAGCCACCCGCCACAACCGCACCCACGTCATCGCCCTCGGTGCCTTCCTCTGGGCCGCGGCGACCTTCCTCGTCGCCCTCTCCAACACCTTCCTCCAG GTAGCAATCTCAAGAGCTCTGAATGGAGTCGGACTAGCCTTGGTGACACCTGCTATCCAGTCCCTTGTTGCCGACTCCACCGACGATAGCACGCGAGGCACAGCTTTCGGATGGCTACAATTGACTGGCAACTTTGGTTCCATCATTGGTGGCTTCTTCTCCCTACTATTAGCTTCCACTACATTCATGGGAATTGCCGGTTGGAGAGTTGCTTTCCATGTGGTTGGTATGATAAGCGTGGTGGTCGGAGTACTCATCCGACTCTTTGCGGTGGATCCTCATTTCTCCGATGATGCCAGATCGACCAACGAGCTTGTTCCGCGGAAGTCCGCATGGGAAGAGGCGAAGTTTATGCTTGATGAAGCAAAGGCTGTCTTGAGAATCCCCTCGTTTCAGATAATTGTGGCTCAGGGCGTCACTGGTTCATTTCCATGGTCTGCGTTATCCTTTGCGCCGATGTGGCTGGAGCTCATCGGTTTCTCTCACAAAGGAACTGGGATCCTAATGAGTATGTTCATCGTTGCAAGCTCTCTCGGAGGACTGTTGGGAGGAAAGATGGGAGATTTCCTTGCCAAACGTTTCCCTGATACTGGAAGGATCATTTTGTCTCAGATAAGTTCTGGCTCTGCAATCCCACTTGCAGCATTGTTGATGCTGGTCTTACCAGATGATCCCTCCATGGGACTTGCACATGGCATTGTCTTGTTCATCATGGGTTTAAGCATCTCCTGGAATGCTCCGGCTACAAACAA CCCTATATTTGCAGAGATTGTAGCTGAGAAATCAAGAACAAGCATATATGCATTGGACAGATCTTTTGAGTCGGTGCTATCATCGTTTGCTCCTCCTGTTGTTGGCATTTTAGCTGAGCATGTTTATGGATATAAGCCAGTTTCTTATGGACCAAATGAAAGTAGCAGTGTTGAAACAGACAGAGAAAATGCTGCATCTCTAGCCAAGGCACTCTACACTGCAATAGCATTTCCCATGTCACTCTGTTGCTTCATCTATTCCTTCTTGTATTGTACCTATCCAAGAGACAGAGAGAGGGCACGGATGGATTCATTGATAGCATCAGAACTGCAGCAGATAGAGATGGATAATGTTGGTGAAGTGTTGCCAGAGTCTTCAGGAATTCAAGTTTCTGAGATGGAATTGAATGGGAACCCGAGAAGTGAGATTGATATTGTTTATGGAAATGAAGATTTTGAGATCGATGACAATGATGAGAGGACACTTCTCTCACATAAAGTGGAGACATCAAATTAA